The Mycobacterium paragordonae genome includes a region encoding these proteins:
- a CDS encoding cyclopropane mycolic acid synthase family methyltransferase: MVDTLTPHFDDVQAHYDLSDEFFRLFLDPTQTYSCAFFERDEMTLEQAQIGKIDLSLGKLGLQPGMTLLDVGCGWGATLRRAIEQHDVNVVGLTLSKNQAAHVQQSFDQLDSPRTRRVLLQGWEQFDEPVDRIVSIGAFEHFGHDRHADFFAKAYRILPADGVMMLHTITGFTKQQMTDRGLPLTLRVIRFFHFIKTQIFPGGAPPIVEMVEEHSAGAGFTLTRNQSLQPHYARTLDLWAEAPAAHKDQAIDVQSEEMYDRYMHYLTGCATLFRDGYIDVNQFTLQK; encoded by the coding sequence ATGGTTGACACCTTGACGCCACATTTTGACGATGTGCAAGCGCACTACGACTTGTCTGACGAGTTCTTCCGGCTATTTCTGGACCCGACTCAGACGTACAGCTGTGCGTTCTTCGAGCGCGATGAGATGACGCTCGAACAGGCGCAGATCGGCAAGATCGACCTGTCCCTCGGCAAACTAGGCCTGCAGCCCGGGATGACGCTTCTGGACGTGGGCTGCGGCTGGGGTGCGACGCTGCGGCGGGCCATCGAACAGCACGACGTGAACGTGGTCGGCCTGACTTTGTCGAAGAATCAGGCCGCCCACGTACAGCAGTCGTTCGACCAGCTGGACAGCCCGCGCACCCGGCGCGTGCTGCTACAGGGCTGGGAGCAGTTCGACGAACCCGTCGACCGCATCGTGTCGATCGGCGCCTTCGAGCACTTCGGTCACGACCGGCACGCCGACTTCTTCGCGAAGGCTTACCGGATCCTGCCGGCCGACGGCGTGATGATGCTGCACACGATCACCGGCTTCACCAAGCAGCAGATGACCGACCGGGGCCTACCCCTCACCCTGCGAGTGATCCGGTTCTTCCACTTCATCAAGACTCAGATCTTCCCGGGCGGCGCTCCGCCGATCGTCGAGATGGTCGAAGAGCATTCGGCCGGTGCGGGTTTCACGCTGACCCGGAATCAGTCACTGCAGCCGCACTATGCCAGGACTCTGGACCTGTGGGCCGAAGCCCCTGCGGCACATAAGGATCAGGCCATCGACGTCCAGTCCGAAGAGATGTACGACCGCTATATGCACTACCTGACCGGCTGCGCGACTCTCTTCCGGGACGGCTACATCGACGTCAATCAATTCACCTTGCAGAAGTAG
- a CDS encoding N-acyl-D-amino-acid deacylase family protein, producing MRLGGTVTYDVIVRDGLWFDGTGAKPQIRTLGIRDGVVATVSAGPLDATGCPEVIDAAGKWIAPGFIDVHTHYDAEILLDPGLRESVRHGITTLLLGNCSLSTVYADSEDAADLFSRVEAVPRDFVLTTLQDNKTWSTPAEYIAALDALPLGPNVSSMLGHSDLRTSVLGLERATDETVRPTDAELEKMARLLDEALDAGMLGMSGMDAPIDKLDGDRFRSRALPSTFATWRERRRLIKVLRKRGRILQSAPNVNSSVSPFMFFLTSSRLLNRNKGVRMSMLVSADAKSMPLAVHLFGRGTRLLNKLLGASVRFQHLPVPFELYSDGIDLPVFEEFGAGTAALHLRDQLQRNELLADEEYRRRFRRQFDRRKLGPSLWHRDFHDAVIVECPDKSLIGKSFGAIADERGLHPLDAFLDILVENGERNVRWTTTVANHRPKQLDKLAADPSIHMGFSDAGAHLRNMAFYNFPLRLLKRVRDAQQSGRPFLTPERAIYRLTAEVAEWFGINAGTLREGDRADFVVIDPVHLDSSVDSYNEEAVPFYGGLRRMVNRNDATVIATGVGGAVVFRNGEFRDGFGQTVKSGRYLRAGERRSAVLSGSV from the coding sequence ATTCGACTTGGAGGAACAGTGACTTACGACGTGATCGTCCGCGACGGCCTGTGGTTCGACGGGACGGGCGCCAAGCCCCAGATTCGGACGTTGGGCATCCGCGACGGCGTGGTAGCCACGGTCTCGGCGGGCCCGCTGGACGCGACCGGTTGCCCCGAGGTGATCGACGCGGCGGGGAAGTGGATCGCCCCGGGCTTCATCGACGTCCACACCCACTACGACGCCGAGATCCTGCTCGACCCGGGCCTGCGGGAGTCGGTACGGCATGGCATCACCACGCTGCTGCTGGGCAACTGCTCGCTGTCGACGGTCTACGCCGACTCCGAAGACGCCGCCGACCTATTCAGTCGCGTCGAGGCGGTGCCGCGCGACTTCGTCCTGACCACACTGCAGGACAACAAGACCTGGTCGACGCCGGCGGAATACATCGCCGCGCTCGACGCCCTCCCGCTGGGACCCAATGTGAGCTCGATGCTCGGCCACTCGGACCTACGAACCTCGGTGCTGGGCCTCGAGCGCGCCACCGACGAAACCGTACGGCCCACCGATGCCGAGCTGGAGAAGATGGCCCGGCTGCTCGACGAGGCGCTGGACGCCGGCATGCTCGGCATGTCCGGGATGGACGCACCGATCGACAAATTGGACGGCGACCGGTTCCGTTCGCGCGCTTTGCCTTCCACCTTCGCGACGTGGCGCGAGCGCCGCCGGCTGATCAAGGTGCTCCGCAAACGGGGCCGCATCCTGCAGAGCGCTCCCAACGTCAACAGCTCGGTGTCCCCGTTCATGTTCTTCCTCACCAGCAGCCGACTTCTCAACCGGAACAAGGGAGTCCGGATGAGCATGCTGGTGTCGGCGGACGCCAAGTCGATGCCGCTGGCGGTGCACCTGTTCGGCCGGGGTACCCGGCTCCTCAACAAACTGCTCGGCGCCAGCGTGCGCTTCCAGCACCTGCCGGTACCGTTCGAATTGTATTCCGACGGAATCGATCTGCCGGTCTTCGAAGAATTCGGCGCCGGAACGGCCGCCCTGCACCTGCGGGATCAATTGCAGCGCAACGAGTTGCTGGCCGATGAGGAGTACCGTCGGCGGTTCCGGCGGCAGTTCGACCGCCGCAAGCTCGGACCGTCGCTGTGGCACCGCGACTTCCACGATGCGGTGATCGTGGAGTGCCCCGATAAGTCGTTGATCGGCAAGAGTTTTGGCGCCATCGCTGACGAGCGGGGACTGCATCCGCTGGACGCCTTCCTCGACATTCTCGTCGAAAACGGCGAACGCAACGTGCGGTGGACCACCACCGTCGCCAACCATCGCCCCAAGCAACTCGACAAGCTGGCGGCCGACCCGAGCATTCACATGGGCTTTTCCGACGCCGGAGCGCACCTGCGCAACATGGCCTTCTACAACTTCCCGCTGCGCCTGCTCAAGCGGGTACGCGACGCGCAGCAGTCCGGGCGGCCGTTCCTGACCCCCGAGCGAGCGATCTACCGTCTGACCGCTGAGGTGGCCGAATGGTTCGGAATCAACGCCGGCACCCTGCGCGAGGGTGACCGCGCCGACTTCGTGGTGATCGACCCCGTTCATCTGGACAGCTCGGTGGACTCCTACAACGAGGAGGCGGTGCCCTTCTACGGCGGCCTGCGGCGCATGGTCAACCGCAACGATGCGACCGTGATCGCCACCGGCGTGGGCGGTGCCGTCGTCTTCCGCAACGGGGAGTTCCGCGACGGCTTCGGTCAAACCGTGAAGTCGGGTCGCTACCTGCGTGCGGGTGAGCGGCGGTCGGCAGTGTTGAGCGGATCCGTCTGA
- the rimM gene encoding ribosome maturation factor RimM (Essential for efficient processing of 16S rRNA), translating into MELIVGRVAKAHGISGELVVDVRTDDPDVRFAPGATLRAKKPRNPGPVRSYVVESARPHGARLLVRLAGVDDRDGADAMRGSLFVIDSEELPPIDEPDTYYDHQLEGLRVRTKAGQEIGVVAEVLHTSGGELLSVRSESGEVLVPFVSAIVTSVSLDDGTLEIEPPDGLLDLG; encoded by the coding sequence ATGGAGCTGATCGTCGGGCGCGTGGCGAAGGCGCACGGCATCTCCGGCGAACTCGTCGTCGACGTCCGCACCGACGATCCCGACGTCCGGTTCGCACCGGGCGCCACGTTGCGCGCCAAGAAACCCCGCAACCCGGGTCCGGTCCGGAGCTACGTCGTCGAAAGCGCGCGTCCGCACGGCGCCCGGCTGCTGGTGCGGCTGGCCGGCGTCGACGACCGGGATGGCGCCGATGCGATGCGGGGCAGCCTGTTCGTCATCGATTCCGAAGAGCTGCCACCGATCGACGAGCCGGACACCTACTACGACCACCAGCTGGAAGGACTGCGCGTCCGCACCAAAGCGGGTCAGGAGATCGGCGTCGTAGCCGAAGTCCTGCACACTAGCGGCGGCGAATTGCTTTCGGTCAGAAGCGAATCCGGTGAAGTGCTGGTGCCGTTCGTGAGCGCGATCGTCACCTCGGTGTCGCTGGACGACGGCACGCTCGAGATCGAACCGCCGGACGGCCTGTTGGATCTGGGATGA
- a CDS encoding RNA-binding protein, translated as MSTVVVDAVEHLVRGIVDNPDDVRVDLVTSRRGRTVEVHVHPDDLGKVIGRGGRTATALRTLVAGIGGRGIRVDVVDTDQ; from the coding sequence ATGAGCACCGTCGTGGTCGACGCCGTCGAGCACCTGGTCCGTGGCATCGTCGACAACCCCGACGATGTCCGGGTGGATCTGGTGACCAGCCGTCGTGGACGCACAGTCGAGGTCCACGTCCATCCTGACGACCTGGGCAAGGTCATCGGTCGGGGCGGGCGCACCGCTACCGCGCTGCGCACGCTGGTCGCCGGTATCGGTGGCCGCGGGATCCGCGTCGACGTGGTGGACACCGACCAGTAG
- the rplS gene encoding 50S ribosomal protein L19, producing MNRLDFVDQASLRDDIPAFNPGDTINVHVKVIEGAKERIQVFKGVVIRRQGGGIRETFTVRKESYGVGVERTFPVHSPNIDHIEVVTRGDVRRAKLYYLRELRGKKAKIKEKR from the coding sequence ATGAACAGGCTGGACTTCGTCGACCAGGCGTCGCTGCGCGACGACATCCCCGCGTTCAACCCGGGCGACACCATCAACGTGCACGTCAAGGTGATCGAGGGCGCCAAAGAGCGCATCCAGGTCTTCAAGGGCGTGGTGATCCGTCGGCAGGGTGGCGGCATCCGCGAGACGTTCACCGTGCGCAAGGAGAGCTATGGCGTCGGCGTCGAGCGGACCTTCCCGGTCCACTCGCCGAACATCGACCACATCGAGGTGGTGACCCGTGGCGACGTCCGTCGCGCCAAGCTGTACTACCTGCGCGAGCTCCGCGGCAAGAAGGCCAAGATCAAGGAAAAGCGCTGA
- the trmD gene encoding tRNA (guanosine(37)-N1)-methyltransferase TrmD, producing MRIDVVTIFPAYLQPLRESLPGKAIASGLVDLQVHDLRRWTHDVHHSVDDSPYGGGPGMVMKAPVWGEALDEICSEETVLVVPSPAGVLFNQATAQRWSSERHLVFACGRYEGIDQRVVEDSARRMRVEEVSIGDYVLPGGESAALVMIEAVLRLMTGVLGNPASAQHDSHSPALDRLLEGPSYTRPPSWRGLDVPEILLSGDHARIAAWRREVSMQRTRDRRPELLD from the coding sequence ATGAGAATCGACGTCGTCACGATCTTCCCGGCGTATCTGCAGCCGTTGCGAGAATCATTGCCGGGCAAGGCTATTGCATCGGGTCTCGTCGACCTGCAGGTGCACGATCTGCGCCGGTGGACCCACGACGTGCACCACTCGGTGGACGACTCGCCCTACGGCGGGGGACCGGGCATGGTCATGAAGGCGCCGGTGTGGGGTGAGGCGCTGGACGAAATATGCTCCGAAGAAACGGTTTTGGTGGTGCCCAGCCCGGCCGGCGTGCTGTTCAACCAGGCCACCGCGCAGCGTTGGAGCTCCGAGCGGCACCTGGTGTTCGCCTGCGGCCGCTACGAGGGCATTGATCAGCGCGTCGTGGAGGACTCCGCGCGCCGGATGCGCGTCGAAGAGGTGTCGATCGGTGACTACGTGTTGCCGGGCGGCGAGTCGGCGGCACTGGTGATGATCGAGGCCGTGCTGCGACTGATGACCGGAGTGCTGGGCAATCCCGCATCGGCTCAACATGATTCGCACTCGCCGGCGTTGGACCGGCTGCTCGAGGGGCCCAGCTACACCCGCCCGCCGAGCTGGCGCGGCCTGGACGTCCCGGAGATTCTGTTGTCGGGTGACCATGCGCGGATCGCGGCTTGGCGCCGCGAGGTGTCTATGCAGCGCACCCGTGACCGCCGGCCCGAACTGCTGGACTGA
- a CDS encoding nuclear transport factor 2 family protein has translation MLSLEEISDRLEIQQLLVDYSTAIDQRRFDDLDKVFTPDAYIDYTALGGIAGEYPEVKKWLSEVLPNFPVYSHMLGNFSVRIDGDTASSRVICFNPMVLGGEKDQILFCGLWYDDEFARTSEGWRMTRRVETKTFQKVM, from the coding sequence ATGTTGAGCCTGGAAGAGATATCCGACCGTCTCGAGATCCAGCAGCTTCTCGTCGACTATTCGACGGCGATTGACCAGCGCCGATTCGACGATCTGGACAAGGTGTTCACCCCGGATGCGTACATCGACTACACCGCCCTGGGAGGGATCGCCGGGGAGTACCCCGAGGTCAAGAAGTGGTTGTCGGAGGTGCTGCCGAACTTCCCGGTCTATTCGCACATGCTGGGCAACTTCTCGGTCCGCATTGACGGCGACACGGCATCGTCGCGGGTGATCTGCTTCAACCCGATGGTGCTCGGCGGCGAGAAGGACCAGATCCTGTTCTGCGGGCTCTGGTACGACGACGAGTTCGCGCGGACGTCCGAGGGGTGGCGGATGACCCGCCGCGTGGAGACCAAAACGTTCCAGAAGGTCATGTAG
- a CDS encoding TetR/AcrR family transcriptional regulator, giving the protein MARTQQQRREETVGRLLQACIDTIVEVGYARASAALITNRAGVSVGALFRHFETMGDFMAATASEVLRRQLETFTKQVAEIPADRPALEAALAILRDITSGSTNAVLYELLIAARTDEKLRATLQHELGQYSAKIYDAARSMPGADGFPDDTFPVLVALLTNVFDGAAVVEGVLPQPEIAERRIAVLSALLRTAWPGPPES; this is encoded by the coding sequence ATGGCCAGGACTCAGCAGCAACGGCGGGAAGAGACCGTCGGCCGGCTCCTGCAGGCCTGTATCGACACCATCGTCGAGGTCGGATATGCCCGCGCCTCGGCCGCCCTGATCACCAACCGGGCCGGAGTATCGGTGGGCGCCCTGTTCCGCCATTTCGAAACCATGGGCGACTTCATGGCGGCCACGGCGTCGGAGGTGCTGCGACGCCAGTTGGAAACGTTCACCAAGCAGGTCGCGGAGATACCGGCCGACCGGCCGGCGCTGGAGGCCGCACTGGCCATTCTGCGCGACATCACCAGCGGCTCGACGAATGCGGTGCTCTACGAACTGCTGATCGCGGCACGGACCGACGAAAAGCTCAGGGCCACTTTGCAACACGAGTTGGGGCAGTACTCGGCGAAGATCTACGACGCGGCACGGTCGATGCCCGGTGCCGACGGTTTCCCCGACGACACGTTTCCGGTGTTGGTGGCGCTGCTGACCAACGTCTTCGACGGCGCCGCCGTGGTGGAGGGTGTGCTGCCGCAGCCCGAGATCGCGGAACGCAGGATTGCGGTGCTGAGCGCGCTGCTCAGGACGGCGTGGCCGGGGCCGCCTGAGTCCTGA
- the rpsP gene encoding 30S ribosomal protein S16: protein MAVKIKLTRLGKIRNPQYRIAVADARTRRDGRSIEVIGRYHPKEEPSLIEIDSERAQYWLGVGAQPTEPVLKLLKITGDWQKFKGLPGAEGRLKVKPAKPSKLELFNAALAAADGGPTTEATKPKKKSAPKKAAKGEESTEAAETAAEPAESAAEPAAVEAAAETES, encoded by the coding sequence ATGGCTGTGAAGATCAAACTCACCCGGCTTGGCAAGATCCGCAACCCCCAGTACCGCATCGCGGTCGCCGACGCGCGCACCCGCCGCGACGGTCGCTCCATCGAGGTCATCGGCCGCTACCACCCGAAGGAAGAGCCGAGCCTGATCGAGATCGACTCCGAGCGCGCGCAGTACTGGCTCGGTGTCGGCGCCCAGCCCACCGAACCCGTCCTCAAGCTGCTGAAGATCACCGGTGACTGGCAGAAGTTCAAGGGGCTGCCCGGCGCCGAGGGCCGTCTGAAGGTCAAGCCGGCCAAGCCCAGCAAGCTCGAGCTGTTCAACGCCGCGCTGGCAGCCGCCGACGGCGGACCCACCACCGAGGCCACCAAGCCGAAGAAGAAGTCCGCGCCGAAGAAGGCCGCCAAGGGCGAGGAGTCGACTGAGGCCGCTGAGACCGCTGCCGAGCCGGCCGAGTCCGCTGCCGAGCCGGCCGCTGTCGAGGCCGCCGCCGAGACCGAGAGCTGA
- a CDS encoding D-alanyl-D-alanine carboxypeptidase family protein, protein MRKLMTAAVALLTATLLGAIPVSHADTDVQQAAGSVPIPDGPAQTWIVADMDSGQVLAGREQNIAHPPASTIKVLLALVVLDEVPLNSTVVADLTDTAVECNCAGVKVGHSYTARQLLDGLLLVSGNDAANTLADMLGGQQVAVAKMNAKAASLGASNTHAATPSGLDGPDDSGWSTAHDLAVIFRAAMANPTFANITAEPSAMFPGENGDQPIVNQDELLARYPGALGGKTGFTNAARKTFVGAAARGGRRLVIAMMYGLVKEGGPTYWDQAASLFDWGFALGPQAGIGSL, encoded by the coding sequence ATGCGAAAGCTCATGACCGCGGCCGTCGCGCTGCTCACGGCCACGTTGCTGGGCGCCATTCCCGTCTCCCACGCCGACACCGACGTCCAGCAGGCAGCGGGCTCGGTGCCCATTCCGGACGGACCCGCGCAGACCTGGATCGTCGCCGACATGGACAGCGGCCAGGTGCTGGCCGGCCGCGAGCAGAACATCGCCCACCCGCCGGCGAGCACGATCAAGGTGCTGCTGGCGCTGGTGGTGCTCGATGAGGTGCCGCTGAACTCCACGGTCGTCGCAGACCTCACCGACACCGCGGTCGAGTGCAACTGCGCCGGGGTGAAAGTCGGCCACAGCTACACCGCGCGCCAACTGCTCGACGGCCTGTTGCTGGTGTCGGGCAACGACGCCGCCAACACACTCGCCGACATGCTGGGCGGCCAGCAGGTCGCGGTGGCCAAGATGAACGCCAAAGCCGCGTCGCTGGGGGCGTCGAACACCCACGCGGCGACGCCGTCCGGCCTGGACGGACCCGATGACTCCGGCTGGTCGACGGCACACGACCTCGCGGTGATCTTCCGCGCCGCCATGGCCAACCCGACGTTCGCCAATATCACCGCCGAGCCGTCAGCGATGTTTCCCGGCGAGAACGGCGACCAACCGATCGTGAACCAGGATGAGCTGCTGGCGCGCTATCCGGGTGCCCTCGGTGGCAAGACCGGGTTCACCAACGCCGCGCGCAAGACGTTCGTCGGAGCGGCTGCACGCGGCGGCCGCCGGTTGGTGATCGCCATGATGTACGGGCTGGTCAAAGAGGGCGGACCAACCTACTGGGATCAGGCGGCCAGCTTGTTCGACTGGGGCTTCGCGCTCGGCCCGCAAGCGGGTATCGGCTCGTTGTAA
- a CDS encoding serine/threonine protein kinase, which yields MALASGASYAGYTVVRMLRSSATGEIYLAQRPDLPGWRALKVLSLTADDEFRARFHRENISVANLYHLNIVEVHERGEFDGQLWVAMDYVDGTDAAQLMADRFPAVLPVGEVVAIITGAAAGLDFAHQRGVLHRDVRPGNLLVTTPGAGEPRIMVSDFGLQRPAGEAGYAAPEESTGAAIDARTDQYALAATAMHLFTGAPPTPGSPPRLSELRPDLARFDEVFGRALAADPADRFGSCREFAAALAERAGIVDRESPEEPVALPAVEPAYVVDYPVYAWPEVASQQPVPEPAAGSAPGHAPGHAPGRPPDRPRGLLRSAAGSMARRLEAFSTGSGESRRFGPRRMLLGAVAVLLLVGLLAAGIAIGRRTSAPTPQAGRPVAAPSSTTTGSTPAAAPLPLDGTYRIEVQRSRQTFDTTPTPQPPDVETWWAIRSSCTPTRCLAAATLLNDSDHSREKSPDVHPLLLEFIDGQWRSRAETTKFPCVGPNGQASTQTTIQVLTLQPQSPRELAGELAVTVKTNECSQLGGLIRIPTVASRESDIPPAVNVPDPVTITPTATPGTTVTTQTPTSRPSGPGG from the coding sequence ATGGCGTTGGCCAGCGGCGCAAGTTACGCCGGTTACACCGTCGTACGCATGTTGAGATCGTCGGCGACGGGCGAGATCTACCTTGCCCAGCGGCCGGATCTGCCGGGCTGGCGGGCGCTGAAGGTGCTCTCGCTGACGGCCGACGACGAATTTCGGGCCCGTTTTCATCGCGAGAACATCAGCGTGGCGAACCTCTATCACCTCAACATCGTCGAGGTGCACGAGCGCGGCGAGTTCGACGGACAGCTCTGGGTCGCAATGGATTACGTCGACGGCACCGACGCGGCCCAGTTGATGGCCGACCGCTTTCCCGCGGTGCTGCCGGTCGGCGAGGTGGTCGCGATCATCACTGGGGCGGCCGCCGGTCTTGACTTTGCCCACCAGCGCGGCGTGCTACACCGCGACGTGCGGCCGGGCAACCTGTTGGTGACCACCCCGGGTGCCGGCGAACCACGAATAATGGTGTCGGACTTCGGATTACAGCGTCCGGCGGGCGAGGCCGGATATGCCGCCCCGGAGGAATCGACCGGCGCGGCCATTGACGCTCGCACCGACCAATACGCGCTGGCCGCCACCGCGATGCACCTGTTCACCGGGGCGCCGCCGACCCCGGGAAGCCCGCCGCGGCTCAGCGAGCTGCGCCCGGACCTGGCCCGATTCGACGAGGTGTTCGGTAGAGCGCTGGCCGCCGACCCGGCCGACCGATTCGGCAGTTGCCGCGAGTTCGCCGCGGCGCTCGCGGAACGAGCCGGGATCGTCGACCGCGAGTCGCCCGAGGAACCCGTCGCGCTACCGGCGGTCGAGCCCGCATATGTCGTCGACTATCCGGTCTACGCCTGGCCGGAAGTGGCCTCCCAACAGCCCGTTCCGGAACCGGCGGCGGGCAGCGCTCCCGGCCACGCACCTGGCCACGCACCCGGCCGACCGCCGGACCGCCCGCGAGGATTGCTGCGATCGGCGGCGGGTTCGATGGCCCGGCGCCTGGAGGCGTTCTCCACCGGTAGCGGAGAATCGAGGCGGTTCGGTCCGCGCCGGATGCTGCTGGGTGCCGTCGCGGTGCTTTTGCTGGTGGGCTTGTTGGCAGCCGGCATTGCGATCGGACGCAGGACCAGCGCTCCGACCCCGCAGGCCGGCCGCCCGGTGGCTGCCCCCTCGAGCACCACGACCGGCAGCACCCCGGCGGCCGCCCCGCTCCCGCTGGACGGCACTTACCGGATCGAGGTGCAACGCTCCCGGCAGACCTTCGACACCACGCCCACCCCGCAGCCGCCGGACGTCGAGACGTGGTGGGCGATCCGCTCGTCCTGCACGCCCACCCGGTGCCTGGCAGCGGCAACGCTGCTCAACGACAGCGACCATTCCCGGGAGAAGTCGCCGGACGTGCACCCGCTCTTGCTGGAGTTCATCGACGGGCAGTGGCGATCCCGGGCGGAGACCACCAAGTTCCCGTGCGTCGGCCCAAACGGTCAGGCGAGTACCCAGACCACCATTCAGGTGCTCACGCTGCAGCCGCAGTCCCCGCGCGAGCTCGCCGGGGAGTTGGCCGTCACCGTCAAGACCAATGAATGCAGTCAGCTGGGCGGACTCATCCGCATTCCCACTGTGGCCAGCCGCGAAAGCGACATCCCGCCCGCTGTGAACGTGCCTGACCCCGTGACGATCACCCCGACGGCGACGCCCGGAACGACGGTCACCACCCAAACGCCCACGTCAAGGCCCTCCGGACCGGGTGGGTGA
- a CDS encoding metal-dependent hydrolase family protein — protein MRLHVRGLGLPGDVATELWIADGRISSEPVSGADTVFDGGWILPGLVDAHCHVGLGEHGAVELDEAIAQAEVERDVGALLLRDCGSPIDTRSLDDHDDLPRIIRAGRHLARPKRYIPGLAADMEDESQLPDAVAEQARRGDGWIKLVGDWIDRGIGDLAPLWSDDVLKAAIDTAHSHGARVTAHVFGEDALPGLIKAGIDCIEHGTGLTDETIGLMVEHGTALVPTLINLENFPGIADAAVRYPKYAAHMRDLYARGYARVAAARDAGVPVYAGSDAGGTIRHGRIADEVDALRRIGMTAEEALGAACWDARGWLGRPGLDHGASADLLCYVEDPRRGPGVLNRPDLVILRGKVFRPGRS, from the coding sequence GTGCGACTGCACGTGCGGGGGCTGGGTCTGCCCGGCGACGTCGCCACCGAACTGTGGATCGCCGACGGTCGCATCAGTTCCGAGCCGGTCTCCGGCGCCGACACCGTGTTCGACGGGGGCTGGATCCTGCCGGGGCTGGTGGACGCGCACTGCCACGTGGGGCTCGGCGAACACGGCGCCGTCGAGCTCGACGAAGCGATCGCCCAGGCCGAGGTCGAACGCGATGTGGGCGCGCTGTTGCTGCGCGACTGCGGCTCGCCGATCGACACTCGCAGCCTCGACGACCACGACGACCTGCCCCGCATCATCCGGGCCGGACGGCATCTGGCCAGACCCAAGCGCTACATCCCCGGTCTGGCCGCCGACATGGAGGACGAATCGCAGCTGCCCGACGCCGTCGCGGAGCAGGCCCGACGTGGAGACGGTTGGATCAAGCTGGTCGGCGACTGGATCGACCGGGGGATCGGCGACCTGGCGCCGCTGTGGTCCGACGACGTCCTCAAAGCCGCGATCGACACCGCACACTCGCACGGGGCGCGCGTCACCGCACACGTCTTCGGCGAGGATGCGTTGCCCGGCTTGATCAAGGCCGGGATCGACTGCATCGAACACGGGACCGGCCTCACCGACGAGACGATCGGGCTGATGGTCGAACACGGCACCGCCCTGGTGCCGACGCTGATCAACCTGGAGAACTTTCCGGGCATCGCCGACGCCGCCGTCCGCTACCCGAAGTACGCCGCGCACATGCGCGACCTCTACGCCCGCGGGTATGCGCGGGTGGCCGCGGCGCGCGACGCCGGCGTGCCCGTGTACGCCGGCAGCGACGCGGGCGGCACCATCCGACACGGCCGCATCGCCGACGAGGTCGATGCGCTGCGCCGGATCGGCATGACCGCCGAGGAGGCGTTGGGGGCGGCGTGCTGGGATGCCCGCGGCTGGCTGGGCCGGCCGGGTCTGGACCACGGCGCTTCGGCCGACCTGCTGTGCTACGTCGAGGATCCCCGCCGCGGCCCCGGCGTGCTGAACCGGCCTGACCTGGTGATCCTGCGTGGCAAGGTATTCCGACCCGGACGATCCTAG